A segment of the Toxotes jaculatrix isolate fToxJac2 chromosome 2, fToxJac2.pri, whole genome shotgun sequence genome:
caaaaagaaatgTTCAGTTGTATATCACAGAACACACATCTGAGAAAGTACAGTCTGTCCAAATGTCACAAAATGCaacacaaagcagcaacaaaGCATCGCACACGTGTGAAACATGTGGCGGCGCTGCAGTGGCTCCTGAAGCAGCtcaggaaatgagaaaataaatccacgggaaaaaaaagaatttcttcACTTTGTGAAGTTTTCAGACAAAAGTGTCGACACCTGTGTGCAAACATGTCTGATTTTGTGttgaacaaaacacaacagtgcagCTGATTAACTTCTTACTAACTACCAGAGACAGAACACAGCCAACATGACGACATAGCTCATGGGTGTGGTGCGTTTAACTGGGGCTCAGCTGCAGATGCATCAGCAGAGGTACAATCACATGTTAGCGTTTAGCTGCAGCGACGACTCGTTGAACAGATACTGAGCTTTATGAGCCGAGAGCCCGAAGGACGGAGAACGAAAAATTACCCATGAGTCTTTAGGTCTAAGATGATCAGAAACACAATCAGCTGTTcacagagtgtgtctgtgtgtgtgtgtgggtgtgtgtgggtgtgtgttacTACATGACCATGTTCATGACCCAAAGTCATAACACAGACCAGATGCTGAGAGAGcctggagagaaggaggaatgTGAAGGAGACCCCTGActattgtttgtgttgtgtgtcaaataaacacacacacacacacacacacacacacacacacacacacacacaactctaaGTCAGGGTCCTGTTGTTCATTCTCTTAGTATCTTAGCAACAGTGACTCAAACCAGAGTCAGGCCGAGTTAAAGACGCTTGCTGTTGCGACACCAGCGCGTGCTCGGCTCTCTGAGCGCTGCTGAAGCATAAATGCTTCAGATACTTGTTTCTGAATGAGTTAAGTCGCTTGCTGTGACACTGATGCATGGACATTTTTCTCCTTCAGGAAGTTCTGTGGTCAGTGACCTGGCTGTTTGCTGCAGCTCATCAGACAAACATCAGCAAACAGGATCAGCGCATAAAAACATCGTAATCCACTTTACAGCTTTACAGGAGCAAATCGTCCAGTGGACACTGACTTGATAAATCAatcatacattttaaatttcaatTGTTCAATTCTAACCTAAAATCACATCAAAACTAAATCTGGTGACACAAAAatcgttttgttttgtgtgaaaatgggaggagctgcaggtgtgcaggtgtggCTGCGTCGCAGGTGTTGTTCTACACAGTCGCTGCTGGATGAGACTCAGTTCACACAGGGATAACTGTCCTATGTGAAgtcagctgcagtcagagtCAGCTGCTTGTTTTTGGCTAAATGTGGACTTTCAACTGGGACAGTGAGTGAAAGGTCTGATATTCACTCTGTCACTATCTGAAAGGTCTGACAACACGATACTGAGGATCTGGTGACTCGTTCTGTTCGAGAACCGAACCAAACTGCTGACTCATGgttccatttatttctgttaATGCCACGTGCACGATGGACAGGAAATACGCAGCTCAGACAGGCAGGGTCAGGCTGTggtcagggtcagaggtcagctcaGGGATAAGTGGGAGACGAGGGCATCGCGTTGAGGAAATAAATGCTCACAGAACACATCTCGTACTGGAATACCACCTGGTTTTATCTGCGTGTAAAGGAAACaagacacagagaacagaaacatgTATGTGAAATATCCTGAGGCCGTGACAGTTATGGTTTCCTGGCGGAGTCAGGGTCGAACACAGTGTGCTGTTTATAAATCAAAACGCTTCTTTactttccttttcctgtcttttgCACATTTCCATGATATGATATTAAACGTCACATCATTTTTAACGATGTTCTTCTAACCAGCGACTGAAAATGAACTTTGCTGGACTGTTCACAGGCCAAACATCAGAAATCATCCTGTCGCTGAATCAGCTGAAGTCAGCGCCAAAGATCTGCCACTGCTTTTAttatataaagacataaaggatTTTATATGATCATGATAAAACAGCTCTACAGCATCTGTGTAGCACTTTGCTCCGGAGTGTTTTACAGGCCGTGAAACAATGATGAAtcaaaaacagccaaacaataaaatcatgttaattaaaaacaggtttaaagaGGCAACCAATTTAATGTTGTGAACAATAATTCAAACCTTTGAGTTTGAAATGTTTgatgtataatatataataatgtaTATGTGTAATATGTAATACAGCTGCGTTTAAAAGATAATATGGAGGTCTGTTTCTCCTCTTACATCAGTACAACACATACCACCCGACAAagcagctagcatggctgtggACTCTGTCCTCACACGAGTCTGATGCCTGCTGTGTCTCAGGGGGTCTAAGTCTCATTGTTTTGTCCACATCAGAAGCTGACGGATCAATTTGCCGAgaacatttttcaagttttgTGAGGCAAAGTTTGTTCTACAGAATTGTCCCTGGTTCTCTGCAGAAATGGGACACGGGCCTGAAGCTGATCGCAGAGGGCTACGCTACTAAATGTATCTGGAATCACAACCCAGAGCTGGAGGACACCGGAGAGAATCTGTTCGCCGGCACCGGGGCTCTGGACCTCAGAGAGGCTCTGGAGAAATGGTTCCTGGGTGAGTATGTTCATCAGGGTTCAGGGTCTGTTGTAAAACTAAACTCTAGGACAGCGGGTCCTCCAtctgaaaagacagacagacacagtcagagaccagctggtCCACAaataaagagccagatgtttccctcaggagctggtagagaccaaaaacagagctaaaagagactgagactcatcaggtggacaAAGACTCCAGATCCACTCCAGGTGAAGGATCatgctgctggatgtggaaGTGCTTCTCACAGCAGACACTTTGATATGTCAAAGGAGAACTCTGACATTTATGTCGTCACCTAACGTAATCAGCTGGGATAATACAGTTAAATCCAGTCTAATGTGACGTCTGTAATGTGATAATGAAGGTCAGACATTATACGTCTGCTCCACCACATTAAACAGGAAGACCTCGTTGTTTTTCCACTACCACTTTTCATGAgctaaaaaaatgaattatagGAGTAAACGATTCGTTGCTGTAGAGAATTCTAACGTATTCTGATGAAACTGGTTCCTGTAGAACATCTGGATTATGACTACCACAACAACACCTGTGACGAAGACAAGATGTGTGGACACTACACACAGGtcggacacaaacacaaacttacattCATACTTCATACACACGTGTATGTCTCTGGACCGGACTAGCTGAgtttgacctgtgtgtgtgtgtgtgtgtgtgtgtgttacagatggtgtgggcagacacacacagagtcggCTGTGCCTTCCATCTCTGTAACACTATGGAGGGGCTGGAGTGGGAGAGAGTCTCCTTCCTCGTCTGCAACTACTTTCCAGCGTCAGTGCAACTACCTGAGCAGCACTTTCAGTCctacacaaccacacactccACAACTACTtctactgctgctactgctaATTCTACtgttatatacatatatgtaatAGCATCACAGCTGTTGGTATTGCCATGATTACTACAGAACCACAACTAGCATCAGCTATTCTACTACCACAGGACGACCATCACAACTATTTCTACTGCTGCTACAGCAGATAACTTCCACTACTGCCACTGCCCCCTCCTGCTGTCACTACTGCCACTGCCCCCTCCTGCTGTCACTATTGTCACTGCCCCCTCCTGCTGTCACTACTGCCACTGCCCCCTCCTGCTGTCACTACTGCCACTGCCCCCTCCTGCTGTCACTACTGccactcactctgctgctgctgcagctgcagcctctgcCCTCACTGACAGTGTCTCTGCTAATGTCAGAACCTGAGCTCCCTCTTGTGGACAGTAATCATTTTCTTCACACTGTGTTAATGTTCAGTGTGTTGACTGAATTTTTATGTGTCACTGCAAAGTAATGGATGGTATAAAGAGTCCTTATGAATACTGAGTCATAATGAACCTGTGtatgtttcacctgtgtgtgtttcacctgtgtgtgttcacctgtgtgtgtcctcagaggGAACTTTGAAGGGGAGAGGCCGTATGTGGAGGGTGACTGGTGCTCCAGTTGcccagaaaaacacaaatgtgaaaacaaccTCTGCGGTACgacacgctctctctctctctctcctctctctctgctctctctctctgttctctctgctctctctctctgttctctctctctctctctgcccacaGAAATTCTTgttgtgtaaaatgtttttcgCTGCTTTTTTTATCAGCATTagtgttaaagaaaaaacaagtagAGGCAGATATGTAACAGATTGTATTTGTCAGTCAAGAAGAGTTGTTAATGAACAAAGTTAATCTCAAAATATTGATAAGCTAACTGATTAACTGTTAATTGTTTAAGTCCTTCACCGAGCAGACGATCACAGCAGCCACGTTCTTAGTTGTGGGAACTGGCTGAAGTTGAGCTGCAGGAAACTGGAACAGGAATCTCTCACTTAACATCTAAGAGACGAAATGTTAAATCAGTGATATCAATAATCTGTTCGTCCTCCTGAGACGATCTGAGAAGTTTAGGAAAAGTGattttcttctgttgtgttttctaGTTGCTGACactgatggtgatggtgatgatggtgatggtgattttgaagaagaggaggaagataaagaGGAGGGGACAGTTATTCCTCCTCCAGCAACATCTGAGTCCTCCCCTCAGGAGGACAGTGAAGATGAGAAGATTGTTTCTCCTTCCATAACAACTGATGTCCAGCCTGAAAGCACCTCCACCTCTGCACGGGAATCTGAGGACACCCTATTACGCATCACCTCTACCCAGGGCACACCCACTCCTGGGGGCCACTCAACAACACcaggagaggagcagaagggtggagaaaagatggaggagaaggtggagttggaggaggagaaaaaggaaactATGCGTGAGACAGCggcagaaagggaaaaagacatAGCACgaaaaataaagcagaacacAAGAATTATTGCCAGTGCTGGTTCAGTATCATCACCTTCCCTCGTCTTAGCCAGTCTGACTGGGATCCTGACTCTGAGGCtgtgaggaggacgaggaggaggaggaggagacattaTGTTCATCTCACCTCACTCTTGCATTGACTGCACATCACCTTGTTAATTTGCCCTGAGGTAACAAACAgttcacccctccctcccctgcaGAGCAAAATGGGTCAGTTAATAATTCACACTCatcagaaacaaacagctgCCATTTCCCCAACATCTGCACATAGTCTGGACCGAGATCTGGGTCAAATACTGCGTTTCAACCTGCTTCAACCTGCTCGGCctgtaaacacatcagtgtCAGTA
Coding sequences within it:
- the LOC121188693 gene encoding peptidase inhibitor 16-like, with the translated sequence MHQRSLSELQVVSTGQEASTQWTTEDRASRSSRLSRGSMRGCLCPPRGTPLWAWLLLGALVVPGAWSFLSEDQEEMLVELHNHYRGLVSPSATAMLPLKWDTGLKLIAEGYATKCIWNHNPELEDTGENLFAGTGALDLREALEKWFLEHLDYDYHNNTCDEDKMCGHYTQMVWADTHRVGCAFHLCNTMEGLEWERVSFLVCNYFPAGNFEGERPYVEGDWCSSCPEKHKCENNLCVADTDGDGDDGDGDFEEEEEDKEEGTVIPPPATSESSPQEDSEDEKIVSPSITTDVQPESTSTSARESEDTLLRITSTQGTPTPGGHSTTPGEEQKGGEKMEEKVELEEEKKETMRETAAEREKDIARKIKQNTRIIASAGSVSSPSLVLASLTGILTLRL